A stretch of Malassezia japonica chromosome 6, complete sequence DNA encodes these proteins:
- the CDH1 gene encoding substrate-specific activator of APC-dependent proteolysis (EggNog:ENOG503NU21; COG:D; COG:O) yields the protein MHGDRFIPSRDGSDLQAAFQLISEDPLTPGGRNKRKMASDMDAQSEEANETYSMLLSSELFGADAGIGNPSGVTSSPRSSTARSGDHSLPTTPSKKNLLSFRSPTSGSSTPTRSRDRNLQASQLFPASSGRLRESSSYDGIDSELYGTNLYARGPTRHSMSDAGLFGGLSCTSSLASSLYPPRDQTDSPVHTAYSTSPVKPESQRILLNARKPARSISKVPYKVLDAPELADDFYLNLVDWSSQDVLGVGLGKCVYLWSAKTSNVTKLCDLQGVQDSVTGLSWAERGNYLAIGTHSGLVQIWDVEKEKLLRTMMGHTARVGALSWNSYVLTTGSRDRTIYHRDVRVPEHHVKTLLAHRQEVCGLRWNPTREYLASGGNDNKLLVWDGVSETPLYRFTEHTAAVKAIAWSPHQQGLLASGGGTADMKIRFWNTQTGTPLSSIDTGSQVCNLAWNKTSNEVISTHGYSSGQVHNQVQLWRYPSLSQVATLTGHTMRVLYLAMSPSGKSIVTGAGDETLRFWDLNTPARDVLDKREDRSVQSSFVKLR from the exons ATGCACGGCGATCG CTTTATTCCCTCGCGCGACGGCTCCGACCTGCAGGCTGCCTTCCAGCTGATTTCCGAGGACCCACTTACGCCTGGGGGGCGGAACAAGCGCAAGATGGCTTCGGATATGGACGCACAGTCTG AAGAGGCCAACGAAACCTACTCGATGCTCTTGTCGTCCGAGCTGTTTGGCGCAGACGCAGGTATCGG CAACCCGAGCGGTGTGAcaagctcgccgcgctcgagcaccgcccGCAGTGGCGATCACTCACTGCCCACGACGCCTTCCAAGAAAAACCTTCTTTCGTTCCGCAGCCCCacctcgggctcgtcgacgcctacgcgctcgcgcgaccGGAATCTGCAGGCGTCGCAGCTCTTCCCTGCGTCGAGcgggcgcctgcgcgagtcgTCTTCGTACGACGGGATCGACAGCGAGCTGTACGGCACGAACCTgtacgcgcgcggcccgaCACGGCACAGCATGTCGGACGCCGGGCTATTTGGCGGCCTGTCGTGCACATCGAGCCTCGCATCCTCGCTGTACCCTCCGCGCGACCAGACAGATTCGCCGGTGCACACGGCGTACAGCACGAGTCCGGTCAAGCCCGAGAGCCAACGCATCCTCCTCAATGCGCGGAAGCCCGCGCGGAGTATCAGCAAAGTGCCGTAcaaggtgctcgacgcgccggagcTTGCTGACGACTTTTACCTGAACCTCGTGGACTGGTCGAGCCAGGACGTGCTGGGTGTTGGTCTCGGCAAGTGCGTCTATCTTTGGTCGGCCAAGACCTCGAACGTGACCAAGCTCTGTGACCTGCAAGGCGTCCAGGACAGCGTCACGGGCCTGAGCTGGGCGGAGCGCGGCAACTACCTGGCGATCGGCACGCACTCGGGCCTCGTCCAGATCTGGGACGTGGAAAAGGAAAAGCTGCTGCGAACCATGATGGGCCATACTGCGCGTGTCGGTGCATTGTCGTGGAACAGCTATGTGCTGACCACTGGCTCGCGCGACCGCACCATTTACCatcgcgacgtgcgcgttCCGGAGCACCATGTAAAgacgctccttgcgcaccGCCAGGAGGTGTGTGGCCTGCGCTGGAACCCCACGCGCGAGTACCTCGCGTCCGGCGGCAACGACAACAAGCTGCTTGTGTGGGACGGAGTGAGCGAGACGCCGCTGTACCGCTTCACCGAGCACACGGCCGCCGTCAAAGCGATCGCCTGGAGCCCCCACCAGCAAGGTCTGCtggcctcgggcggcggtACGGCGGACATGAAGATCCGCTTTTGGAACACGCAGACCGGCACACCCCTCTCCTCGATTGACACGGGGAGCCAGGTGTGTAATCTGGCGTGGAACAAGACGTCGAACGAGGTGATTAGCACGCACGGGTACTCCAGCGGACAGGTGCACAACCAGGTGCAGCTGTGGCGGTACCCCAGTCTGTCGCAGGTGGCGACGCTCACCGGGCACACGATGCGTGTGCTCTACCTCGCCATGTCCCCGTCCGGCAAGTCGATCGTGACCGGTGCCGGTgacgagacgctgcggTTCTGGGACCTGAACACGCCcgcacgcgacgtgctcgacaaACGGGAAGACCGCAGCGTGCAGTCGTCCTTTGTCAAGCTTCGCTGA
- the HHT1 gene encoding histone H3.1 (EggNog:ENOG503P1RT; COG:B) — MARTKQTARKSTGGKAPRKQLATKAARKSAPTAGGVKKPHRYKPGTVALREIRRYQKSTELLIRKLPFQRLVREIAQDFKTDLRFQSSAIGALQEASEAYLVSLFEDTNLAAIHAKRVTIQPKDIALARRLRGERS, encoded by the exons ATGGCGCGTACCAAGCAGACTGCCCGCAAGTCGACCGGTGGCAAGGCCCCCCGTAAGCAGCTCGCGACCAAGGCCGCGCGCAAGTCCGCCCCTACGGCCGGCGGTG TGAAGAAGCCTCACCGCTACAAGCCCGGTACggtggcgctgcgtgagatTCGTCGGTACCAGAAGTCGACCGAGCTTCTGATCCGAAAGCTCCCCTTCCAACGTCTTGTGCGTGAGATCGCGCAGGACTTCAAGACCGATCTTCGTTTCCAGTCCTCGGCCATCGGTGCTCTTCAGGAGGCCAGCGAGGCGTACCTTGTGTCGCTCTTTGAGGACACGAACCTGGCGGCTATCCACGCCAAGCGTGTCACCATCCAGCCCAAGGACATTGCGCTGGCCCGCCGTCTCCGTGGCGAGCGTTCGTAA
- the POS5 gene encoding NADH kinase (COG:G; BUSCO:EOG0926384F; EggNog:ENOG503NTZV), translating to MAELWNGKAIGVTAAQASGHAPLSDTPPISSIAMPRGSTYGGEHAFRWTEAPRNVLIVKKLNDDKVTESFHAVVDHFQKHYPHVNIMVEEHVYERISEQHPYLTPVCKDDRALLADKTDFVVTLGGDGSILHVSSLFDQSAVPPVLSFSLGTLGFLLPYDIHCFPAALDDVLHSRLTLLLRMRMSMTLWDDAPGQCLLLSDEQYCREVHFMNEVVLHRGREPHMTTMDAYVNGEHLTRTIADGLILSTPTGSTAYSLSAGGPIIHPSVSTMMLTPISPRSLSFRTILFPSDATIDIFVSPNSRSPAEVSVDGREVRTLTPSQSARVQLSPYPLPCINFAPEVAAERRCGTTPESAAPAVVRDDWVHDINTLLRFNASFLARDHDIPSVHCRSDHTYQRTLTEALSKHEKQEK from the exons ATGGCGGAGCTATGGAACGGCAAAGCCATTGGCGTCACTGCCGCCCAAG CATCGGGCCATGCGCCACT CTCGGACACCCCGCCGATTTCGTCGATCGCCATGCCGCGGGGGAGCACGTATGG AGGAGAGCATGCATTTCGCTGGACCGAGGCACCACGCAACGTCCTGATCGTGAAAAAGCTCAACGACGACAAGGTCACCGAGTCGTTTCACGCGGTGGTCGATCATTTCCAAAAGCACTATCCCCACGTTAATATCATGGTCGAGGAGCATGTCTATGAACGGATCAGCGAACAGCACCCCTACCTCACACCCGTGTGCAAGGACGAccgtgcgctcctcgccgacaaGACCGACTTTGTCGtgacgctcggcggcgacggctcgATCCTGCATGTCTCGAGCCTCTTTGACcagagcgccgtgccgcccgTGCTGAGCTTCTCGCTGGGCACGCTTGGGTTCCTCCTTCCCTATGATATCCACTGCTTCCCGGCCGCACTTGACGACGTGCTGCACTCGCGCCTGACGCTTCTTTTGCGAATGCGCATGAGCATGACCCTCTgggacgacgcgcccggcCAGTGCCTCTTGCTGTCGGATGAACAGTACTGCCGCGAAGTGCACTTTATGAACGAGGTCGTGCTGCACCGCGGACGCGAGCCGCACATGACGACGATGGACGCGTACGTCAATGGCGAGCACCTCACGCGCACGATTGCCGATGGCCTGATTCTGTCTACGCCCACGGGATCGACGGCCTACTCTCTTTCTGCGGGTGGCCCCATCATCCATCCGTCCGTGTCGACGATGATGCTCACGCCGATCAGCCCACGTTCGCTGAGTTTCCGCACAATTCTCTTTCCAAGTGACGCGACGATCGATATTTTCGTCTCGCCCAATTCCCGCTCCCCGGCCGAGGTCTCGGTGGATGGGCGGGAGGTGCGGACACTCACTCCGTCGCAGTCGGCACGCGTCCAGCTCTCGCCGTACCCGCTGCCCTGCATCAACTTTGCACCCGAggtcgctgccgagcggcggtgcggcacgacgccagagagcgccgcgccggcggtggTGCGTGACGACTGGGTGCACGACATCAATACGCTGCTCCGCTTTAATGCGTCGTTCCTTGCGCGGGATCACGACATTCCGTCGGTGCACTGCCGAAGCGACCATACCTaccagcgcacgctcaccGAGGCCCTTTCCAAGCACGAGAAACAAGAGAAGTAG
- a CDS encoding uncharacterized protein (COG:S; EggNog:ENOG503NXWE; TransMembrane:2 (i60-83o89-110i)) translates to MAGGSWLPWWPKSWNPFSRWKYSSAYDYDTILASLAEEIEVVELTLMDIKARKRRAVSRVLQVLLMLWVGALAVLWGYASLAYTDEDYAWARSMFLLGLIVGTPVLLVVFHRLISLWFRRLEKAQETHLQALRKQRREKINEIKKATDFEHLRLLLERYDDETSVPEPSYTHADGAEHTSDAQSLRSKHSISSLRREPSRDSLRPGRPAEARHSRKPSEKGAPKLAPAITGMPIMGVPSAPPARGWMDKFADVILGTDPYGASLEDQQYALICRNCFRHNGLVPKNELNEIQYVCPHCNTFNSRRPSSKPVSSPFAGTSSFAAPPKEADEGEGERERPAGASPSMPASATSLPWAPKPTDEEPAGIRRSARLRSATREYDSDERDESMQVDDNA, encoded by the exons ATGGCGGGCGGATCGTGGCTGCCGTGGTGGCCCAAGTCCTGGAACCCCTTTTCGCGATGGAAGTACTCGTCTGCGTACGACTATGATACGATCCTTGCCTCGCTTGCCGAGGAGATCGAGGTGGTGGAGCTGACGCTGATGGACATCAAAGCGCGcaaacgccgcgccgtgtccCGCGTGCTGCAAGTGCTGTTGATGCTGTGGGTCGGTGCGCTGGCTGTGCTGTGGGGCTATGCATCGCTTGCGTACACGGACGAGGACTATGCGTGGGCGCGCTCCATGttcctcctcggcctgaTTGTCGGCACGCCCGTCCTCCTGGTCGTCTTCCACCGCCTGATCTCGCTCTGGTTCCGCCGCCTGGAGAAGGCGCAGGAGACACACTTGCAGGCGCTccgcaagcagcgccgcgaaaAGATTAATGAGATCAAGAAGGCGACCGACTTTGAGCACCTGCGTCTGCTCCTGGAGCGctacgacgacgagacAAGCGTCCCCGAGCCCAGCTATACCCatgccgacggcgccgaACACACGTCCGATGCTcagtcgctgcgcagcaagcACTCGATCTcatcgctgcgccgcgagccgTCGCGGGACAGCCTGCGTCCGGGGCGccctgccgaggcgcggcacagCCGCAAGCCGTCCGAGAAAGGCGCGCCGAAGCTCGCGCCTGCGATCACCGGCATGCCGATCAtgggcgtgccgagcgcgcctcCCGCGCGCGGCTGGATGGACAAGTTTGCAGACGTGATCCTCGGCACGGATCCCtacggcgcctcgctcgaggaccaGCAGTATGCACTCATCTGCCGCAACTGTTTCCGGCATAATGGGCTAGTGCCCAAGAATGAACTGAACGAGATCC AATACGTGTGCCCCCACTGCAACACGTTCAACTCGCGCCGCCCCTCAAGCAAGCCGGTCTCGTCGCCGTTTGCCGGCACCTCTAGCTTTGCCGCCCCCCCCAAAGAGGCGGACGAAGGGgagggcgagcgcgagcgcccggcgggtgcgtcgccgtcgatgCCCGCGAGTGCTACGAGTCTGCCGTGGGCGCCGAAGCCcacggacgaggagccggCCGGCATCCGGCGCAgtgcgcgcctgcgctcggccactCGCGAGtacgactcggacgagcgAGACGAGTCTATGCAGGTAGACGACAATGCATAG
- the QCR8 gene encoding ubiquinol--cytochrome-c reductase subunit 8 (EggNog:ENOG503P5D2; BUSCO:EOG09265GSM; COG:C): MRPSSIVQSGMPSGHKWIGWYGNFGGPTQKYINSYAVSPFQQNPFAGVLKGYFFNGIRRTVVNLPYAGIPFAAGYFIYTWGNDEFAFVNSKAGHLKYGGEH; the protein is encoded by the exons ATGCGTCCTAGCAGCATTGTTCAGAGTGGTATGCCTTCGGGCCACAAGTGG ATCGGCTGGTACGGCAACTTTGGCGGTCCCACCCAGAAGTACATCAACTCGTACG CCGTCTCGCCTTTCCAGCAAAACCCCTTCGCGGGCGTGCTCAAGGGCTACTTCTTCAACGGTATCCGCCGCACCGTCGTGAACCTGCCGTACGCTGGTATTCCTTTCGCTGCTG GCTACTTCATCTACACGTGGGGCAACGACGAGTTTGCGTTTGTCAACTCCAAGGCCGGCCACCTGAAGtacggcggcgagcactAG
- the YRA1 gene encoding RNA-binding RNA annealing protein (COG:A; EggNog:ENOG503NXQF), with protein sequence MDEMSGSLDDIISTKRKQTPRQRRPSATKSSASKGKGAKAAALGGAAAAAVSNANRQQPPVVFPGRNGKGQGSKVIVSNLPADVTEAQVKELFSTTIGPLRRALMSYKANGQSTGVVTVEFQRAEDGNRAYAQYNNRLIDGKRALKIEVVVDPARAPAVPAKQAQPKAARAKAAAKKTKPKRVSRPAKTAEDLDAEMEDYTKQAAAENQPMTDAQPSA encoded by the exons ATGGACGAGATGTCTGGCT CTCTCGACGACATTATCTCGACCAAGCGCAAGCAGACGCcccgccagcgccgccccAGTGCGACCaagtcgagcgcctcgaagGGCAAGGGCGCCAAGGCCGCTGCCCTCGGTGGCGCGGCTGCCGCGGCCGTCAGCAATGCTAACCGCCAGCAGCCCCCTGTCGTGTTCCCCGGCCGGAACGGCAAGGGCCAGGGCAGCAAGGTGATTGTGAGCAACCTCCCTGCTGACgtgaccgaggcgcaggtcaAG GAACTCTTCTCGACGACAATCGGCcccctgcgccgtgcgctgatGAGCTACAAGGCCAACGGCCAGTCGACCGGCGTCGTTACCGTCGAGTTCCAGCGCGCCGAAGACGGCAACCGCGCCTACGCCCAGTACAACAACCGCCTCATTGACGGCAAGCGCGCGCTCAAGATCGAGGTCGTGGTCGAccccgcgcgcgcgcccgccgtTCCCGcgaagcaggcgcagcccaaggcggcgcgcgccaaggccgccgcgaAGAAGACCAAGCCGAagcgcgtctcgcgccCCGCCAAGACcgccgaggacctcgacgcggagaTGGAGG ATTACACCaagcaggccgccgccgagaacCAGCCCATGACCGACGCCCAGCCGTCGGCGTAA